Below is a genomic region from Deltaproteobacteria bacterium.
TGTGTGAAATCACCGATGGGACACCGAAACCTATCCAGTGCCGTGAAATCCGATGGATTAAGCCGGATGAGTTCCCCAACTACGAATTCCCGCCGGCTGATGTGGGGGTAATTAAGGCTTTAATATGAAATTTCCCGTAACCACTGAAGTAACGATATTTTTTTCCGACTGTGACCCAATGGGTCACTGCAACAATGCCCGATTCTTCTCCTTCATGGAGCATGCACGTGTACAGTATTACAAGAAACTGAAGGCGCTCGACCTCCGAACCATGAATGCCCAAACCGCCTTTGGTTTCATCGTGGCCGAGGCGACCTGCAGCTTTAAATCTCCGGCGACTATCGATGAGACGCTTGTCGTGGGGGCGAGAATTGCGGAGATCGGTAATAAAAGTTTTCAATTTGAATATGAAATCCGTGAGAAAAAAACAGGCCGACTCGTTGCCACGGCGCGAACAGTTCAGGTGATGTTTAATTACAAAAAACAGAAGAGCTTTCCCGTACCCCTCTTGCTGCTTAAAAAGATTGAAAACCTTGAAGGACGAAAATTTAAACCTGATTGAAAAAACCTACCGCCAACTCATCTCCGAGGGAAAAGAGATCCGGAAACTTTTCTCCGGGAATCCCAATGAGCAAGGGATCCGTTTTCCTTCAGGACCTTTGAAAAAAAGTTATGAGAACTATTTTAACCATCAGGATTATCGACCCGATCCGAAGGGACTCTTGGTCGCCCGAGAGACGATCCAAAAATATTATGCAAAAAACGGCGCCTCTCTGCAGAAAGAAAATATCCTGCTGACCTCCGGAACGAGCGA
It encodes:
- a CDS encoding acyl-CoA thioesterase, whose product is MKFPVTTEVTIFFSDCDPMGHCNNARFFSFMEHARVQYYKKLKALDLRTMNAQTAFGFIVAEATCSFKSPATIDETLVVGARIAEIGNKSFQFEYEIREKKTGRLVATARTVQVMFNYKKQKSFPVPLLLLKKIENLEGRKFKPD